Part of the Quercus robur chromosome 5, dhQueRobu3.1, whole genome shotgun sequence genome, TATAAAAGTACATACCTTGCTTCTACGAGCCTTCCTATTGGCTTGGGTTTTTTCAGTTGCTTCATCAGAGgtaaaaaacacttttttaaaaaaagttggATCCGAATATCTCTTTAAACAAGATCCTGGGCCACCAGTATCAAATCTGAATGGCAAAGCAAAAGGTTCATATATGTACTAGTTAGGATCAACTTTAAACTTCAGTATGTTATATTCTTGTCATTCTAATAAGGAAAACACATAGAGACAAGAATAGTTTAGCTTTTATAAGAAAAAGTTAATTATACTTGTCAAGCAAGTGCAAACGTGGAGGATCGCGGCATCCCTCATAGGAATCCATAATAAACCGTGGCAAGTCATTGTAGATGAAGTGATTTTGTTCATTTCGAATACGAGGATGCCATTCAGAACCTGCAAAGCAACTGCTTTACATTAAGGATTTGAATTATCTAGAAGATTCATGCAGTACTAAGAGAATCTTAACCATATATAGAAAAATCTCTACAAAAGAACACCCTGCCACAAAAAATAATCAACAAGTTAAGATGAAAATTATGACTGAACCAGACTATCTGTTAGCACCATGCAATTTCCCTTATTACATGCAATAGTGCCACAATGACTGACTTTCAATAATTTACACTAAAAACCTTTAAGAATATTGTTTTTCAGTTCCATATCCTATCCTATGAAATATGTGATCGGGTAAGAAAACTTGGTGAATATTTTAGGATTATCTTCTCATAGTTAGTCGCCAGATTTCTTGAGTCTGTAATCTACATATACCTTCTAGGTTTTAGATCAAAAAATGTCAAGCTTTCCCTAAATCCCAAAAAGGTAAGAAAGAAGTGATTAAATCCTGCTGAAATATTCAATGAATATCATTTCATCTGATAGTACTTGACACATGATGCCATCCTCTGGACTACAGCTGATGTTGCATAACcgcaatttcaaaattttagcaCACATTGTCTAAGACActttcaatattttcacaatatgtTTCAATTATTGGCACATTTTATTAAAGGAAACCCATTTAAATCCCACAAGAAATCTCTCTTTGTGCAGACACTTCAAAGAGAGCTTCAGTCAGAATATTAGAAGTGAATgatctaaagtttttttttttatagatgtCCTCTATCTTAAATGTGACCTCCCTATATGTCCAACATATTGTCGGCACactttataattcaaaatttgaagctGTAGATGCAGAGAAATTGGTGAGAGATCCTGacgcaggacaaccagaacaaaattgaaataacggaaaaataaaagatatgacctaggagtcagcacctaggccttgcttggagtcagcaccaagcggggaaaccactaggagtcagcacctagggtagacctggagtcagcaccagaccaaagaaagaccaaacggccattgttttcattcatcaaaatatcaactgtctcctcaaggagtacaataggttgcttataaaggattactaaaccctagttctaattggctaggaaaccctaattgccttattacaaaaatacccttgctggctaggaaaccctaattgccttattacaaaaataaccttacttctaaattaaaatactaaaagcccaataaactactaggacctaaaacataaaaatacaattgacttgcaaacataaataatattaaataataattctctTTCATCTCCCGCATCATTCTCCTCTGGTTGGAGAAAACTCGACCTCGAGTTTTAAAGCATTGAAGGATTAGGATGCTGACAAACAACACTTGCTTCAAGTTTGAAATCACCTTAGGGAGcatagggaaaagaaaaaccttgaattccaccacatcaaactcatttggaataacaaaatcaatgtgtgGAATCAATATAATCTCTTCTTGAACCTTATGAGTCATAGGAAGCACTTTGGTTTCAACCTCTTCGACTTCACCAAGATGTAGATCTTCAAGGACTGTGGAGGGTTGATTAGAAGCACATTCAACAACTTCAACTTTCACATCATGTGCACCCTCTAACATAATACTCTCTTTAGGCGCCATCTTTTCACCTTGCTGTTCTTCAATAGATTCATTTCCTTGCACGCTTGTTAAAGCAACACTTGTCGAAGCATGTACGTCTATGTCAACATTAGGCTTTGGTGTTGCTGGAGGATTCTCCACGACCAAGATATCACCATCAATGTTCTCTTCTATGGGGGTAGTAATAAGTTCATTATGATTAATTATCTTTGGTTTCCCAATTGAATCGGGTTGAGTCTTCATTTGCTTCATCTGAGCAGTCCTATCTTGAATCTCTTTCATGAGCTTTACAGTTAATTCCGTTACTTTCCTGGTAGATAATTCCTTGGTAGATTGTTCAAAAGTGCACTGAGGACATGATATGGGATGAGGATGAGGAGTCATCGCATTTGCTTCAACTTGAAAAGTACCACACTGAGATCGGGGTAGATACTTAGCTCGATAGTATGGTGACAAATACTCATCACAAAGCCTTTCTTTCATATCTTCCCACACAGTAATGGCAGGTTCATAATCCATATAACGGAAACGTTCAAGATTCTCCCAAAACCTCTGTGCTTTACCTATTAACTTCGACTTGGCATACCTAACCTTTATGTTATCTGCAAAATTTGCCCGCTCAAAGAATTGCTCCATCCCATTCATCCAATTGATAAAATCTCGTGGATAAGCTTCATAACCATCAAAATAAGGTGCTTCTAATATTTCCATGATTCTCTAAAATAGTGCGTCAAAAAATAGTTTGGAGCTGGAACAAGAACCTGGGCTGCTGTGATGTTCTCTGGACAGGTAGTGCTGGAACTGGGCTTGGACTGGTCTGTCACAGGCCTGGACTctgcttggttttttttttttttttttttttttttgcaaaataataaaatacactGCTGGACTTAAGGAACTACAGActtaaagaaagcaaacaaTAGACTTAAAAAGAACGCAAACTACAGGacagactttaaaaaaaaaaggaaaccatAGGAACGAAAAGAGACAACATTCTCTAAACTGAAAAGAGGCTTGGTGATGGACGCGGTGCTAGGGATCGACGGCTGTGGTGGCGCGAAGACAGGGAAGACAGCAGCGGCTTGAATCGTAGAGGAGTGGCGGCGCGATGTCTTGGGTCTTGGCATCGGTGGTGGTCAACGTCCTCAGCGGCGGTAGTTGAAGGTGAAGATGTTTTCGGCGGCGGTGGCTGATGGGTCGGTGGCGGCTAAGTGCTGGTCTGTGGGTTTCGGCGGCTGGTGGGTCAATCTCAACGGTGGTGAGTCGAGGTTGCCGATGGGTCTTGACGtggttttttttctctctgtgGTTGCAAGGGATTTGGAAACTTGATTGTGGGTTCTGGACTAGAGGTTTCTGGTTGGCTTCaaaatctggttttttttttttttttttttgggtgatattTTCTGGCTCTTTCCTGCGGTGGTGATGCTTCAACAGATCGgtgtttgctctgataccaaaactgacgcaggacaaccagaacaaaattgaaataacggaaaaataaaagatatgacctaggagtcagcacctaggccttgcttggagtcagcaccaagcggggaaaccactaggagtcagcacctagggtagacctggagtcagcaccagaccaaagaaagaccaaacggccattgttttcattcatcaaaatatcaactgtctcctcaaggagtacaataggttgcttataaaggattactaaaccctagttctaattggctaggaaaccctaattgccttattacaaaaatacccttgctggctaggaaaccctaattgccttattacaaaaataaccttacttctaaattaaaatactaaaagcccaataaactactaggacctaaaacataaaaatacaattgacttgcaaacataaataatattaaataataattctctTTCATCTCCCGCATCAGATCCAAGAATCTAATTCTGGCATTTTATGATTGTTCTACTACCTCCTTCATCTCTTTGccaaaagtcaaagaaaaaaaaaggaaaaaagatgcTTGCAGCAAACACAGATTCAAGCATagaaatggaaaggaaaaaaaaaaaaaaaagatttcatgCAAAGATTGCACCATTTTTTGGCCCTAAAGAGGATGAACTTATGCTTGGATATAGAGAAGTTAGGGAATGTCCTTGTATTGGACAGTCATAATTCAATTTCTGATGCTGTTACCCTACTATGTCATTCAATATAGAATGAGAACAAAACACGCTTGTGTATATATCTGTTttacataacaaattttaagcaCTGTAAGACAGGGTATTTGTCCTAGTGCAACTAGCATAAATAAccagcaaaaaattaaatttacaattcATTTACAACTGGGCTTTTGTACATACATATGTAACAGCTGTTAAGATGCCACAGACCAATGGTAATTTGAAACTTGCCACTTTCACAGCCCATTCTAAATTTTGGTTTCTGACAATGCAACTGGTTTCATTCGAGTTGGTTATGAGTGTAGTAAATGTAAAAGGTTCAATAATTAGATGGGCCTAATCACAGTTAACTAGAGCAAATGTCTAGACCCTGGAGTATATATTTTAGTGTCAAAATGATCATAATAAATTAGAGTGTATCAACAATAATCTACCTTCCTAAccttttgttcttttgtattttttcatgAGACATATTActataagatggagttaatttAGGCTTCAATAGCTGTTTCAATAACGACGATTTCAACAAGATTTATTAGGCACAAATAATGATTGcctaaaaagatataaaaaaaatgttgtctaagaaagaaaaagttatggatacttatataaaaatttatctaaaaatcAATAAACCATATTTCCACCACAAATACAATGACCTGGAGCATTTACTCAACCCAAAATTATGACCAATTTAGCATGTGATAGAATTTATATAGAGTTTCAGTGACACCATATAAAAAGATGACATCAGGTTAAAGCACGGGTAAAGAGTCATACCAGCAGTATAAGCAAAATGAATGTGGCTTGTTTGCGTCAGTACAGCCTTCTCAAGGGAAGGAAGTGCAACTTCGATGCGCTGTACACGAACCTTTAGTTTATGGCTTCTAGAAGCTGTAGTCATTATTTGCTCCTGCAAGCCATGAAATACCTCTGCTCCAAATCTACACCATTTCACAGATCATGTGTCAGTTGCAATTGTTGTGTGACAGTTAAGACTGGAAACAAAGACTATACATATTTGAAAGAGCAGCCTAATCAATTTTAGTCCCAGGTGCTCAGCATTCAAACTATACAGGAGCAGTTGTTCTAGAGAGTACAATATATATCACAACTGTTTGTCTGATCCACGTCTAATTATTCTAGTGAATATAATGTACTTATCTTAAAAAGTATGTTCTCGAGCATGATTTTCCATAACATGAAAAACCAAAGGTAAAGATCAGAGATTCTCCCAAATGAAGATACAACAACTCTTGTTTTGCGTTACTCGTCCATGCCCTCAACAAGAAAAGGGCAGggtttttgggggggggggggggggggggggtgtctaAAAATGAAGTCTGCATTCTTTATTTTGTACATTTCATAACTTGACTAGTGcataaatccataaaaaaaaaaattagaagcaCTAGAACTCAAGTTGTAGGAGGAAGTGCAAGTAGTCActaaaaatttatagtattagACTGTGTCCtaagattttcaaaatcattttataGCTGAACAGTTTCAAAAGTATGTTATAGAGATAAGTGGCCAATACTCACCAGAGTCATTTGCTCTTCACAATATTGGAGGAGCTCACTTTTGACACcagaaacaataatttaaagCCAAAGTAGAACATCCACCAATTTCAAATAATAGTGCTAAGCTAAAGAATACATACTGCCTTGGGCATCTAAGCACCTAAACCTCAATTTGAGTCCTAAACTTTCACTTGTGACGAGCCCAACCTTACATACCCCActcccacccaaaaaaaaatgccaaactTATTCAAACCCAATACATCGCATATTTATTTAGACTTTCTAGCATGCAGATCTCACCTTACCACTTGACCAAGACTTGAAAATACGGACATTAGTTCAATTCCTAGAAATGCCTTAACTAAGCTCAATGATTTCAAACTCTTTATCTAACACAATCTGTCTCCAAAATAGCTAACATCCTAATAGCATTTGCAACAACTAATGAAAATTGAAGGCTCCATGACCATGATAAATCTTAAGGTCCAAAGAATAACCAcccaaattttctaaaaatagatgGTACTCCAAAGCCAAATCGCAAATTCAATGAACTTAGATTGCCCTTCACTAAAAGGGTACTCCCAAAGTTTCCTCATTCAGCTCTTACAACAAACGCTTACGCATTTCATGCACTGGTAATCTAGATTCACTGCATGTAAGCAGCAACACAAAATCGACcaatcattcaaaattttcagaattaCACTAAAAATTTTTTGTCAATCACAGTCAATGCTCTAGTTTATTGGAGGAtctaaagataaaaaaatttattaaaaaaaaaaatccctaactACTTATACTTCTCCATCAATATAAATATTCCAAGCAGATTAGCTTTAGATTAATTGTAACTCGATAACACTAAGTTCTTGAAAGTTAATGAAAAATCCTAAATGGAAGATGCTTTATTATCCATTATCTAGTACTTCCCTCATTCCTTCCAAGAACAATCCAGAAGCCTCTAGAGTGCAACTAATTAGAGAGaaaagcaaatatatatatatatatatatatatatataaatttgaaaaattgctCTCAAAATTACAGTTTACATTATTTAAGCAAGCAAGCAAATAGAAATTAATGAAGTATTAAAACACAAACAACCACTACAAAAACctgaaatttttcttctttttttttgaatttttgatttAGGGCATTGACAAAGCAGCAAATTAAGAGAGTGAAAAATTTTCAGAATCACACTAAAACGTTTCTTTAATTACAGTCCGTGCAGTAATGTCTAGTTTATTGGAGGATCCAAAagccaaaaatcaaaaacagTTTCTCTAACTACTAAAGCTTCCGAGttaattttcctttgattttgaACAATCCAGAAACTTCCAAGCGTAGAAAAGCACAGAGCGTAACTAATTAGAGAGGAGCAAATATACGTAAATTTGAAAAACTTGCTTCTCAAATCACGGTTCTTACAAAGTAAGCAATCAAGCAAGCTAACAGAGAATAGTGAAGtttaaaacacaaacaaaagagagtgaaattaattgaaaaatcataCTCAGCAAGATCGCCGAGCTGGCGTAAGATCCCGACGAGGCCAGCGACGGCGACACCGTCGAGCACGGCTTTGGGATCGTCTCTGTTGGTCTCTTTGTAAAGCTCCGGCTGCCCCAAACCGTACTCATTTCTCACCTCCAACCTCACCAAcggcatctctctctctctctctctctctctctctgtgttgtGAAATAAACAGATGAATGAATGAAAGGGGAAttgaatggaaatgaatgagaGAAATAAATGGATGGAATTAGTTTGAGCTGAGAGAGTAAAAGAGGAatttcgtttttattttttaaaactgaGGGGAAATACAGAAAGAGTGTGTTTGTGTAATAGAATTAGGTGGGAGAGATTGGAGCTGCTTAACTGccgagagcgagagagagagagagtgaaagggtgcttgtttttgttgtttgtttgttttttagtttttgggaagtgggggtggggggtgggtcATTGCCAACTCTGCAAGGGATTCCTCTTAGGTGAAAATCATTGTTCTAACTACAGTGAGATCGGAGCTTGTGTCAAAGTATCAAAATGCCCTTTCATTTTCAATGGAATGACTTGTGGTGTCCGCTAAGGGGGGGTTGACCTCTGTCCCAAGACTGGACCGTTGGTTTGATTTCGTGGGTTAAATGACCGATTTGGACTTGGTGTGTTTCCCGAGGTTTGGAGAGAAAGACCAAGACTTTTTCCAAGTTGCCTTGTTTTCTCACAGAAAgtccagttaaaaaaaatttcgaaaTAGGTAAAAAAGTATATCTTTTAGAAGCATTAATGagtaaattatttaaaaaaaaattatgaaaaaatgaaaaattgtctaattttttattttacagttttttaatttttttataaaaaatttattaaaataaattattaatgtatgCTTTAAGAATATACATTACATTAACCGAACTTATATAATTAAtcgaaaatttaaaattttcttaatatggTCTTTATCCTTTTCCTGTACACATCTATATCAAGTTGGGGGCCTCTTCAATGGTAACTTGTACTTCTTCCTGTGGATGATGTAGATTGAGATCAAGGTTCGACAAGGAGTTTGAGCTCGTTGAGCATGAACCTCAAACATCTTGTACTGGATGACCTTAGCTAAGTCCAAAACCGAACTGAATAGAATTGTTACTGTCTAAAAATATTTGctgaaaattaaagaaagaaggTCCATTATTTCATGTCAGTTTGTGAATTAGTAAAAACTTGTTAACTTAACTAATTTAATGTTGTCAAAATTTTGTCGATGTAACattactttgttttctttttttctttttcttttttaaaataaaattcataattattttgttattataacATTATTTTCACTTGAATTTATAAGTGAAAATCATTAATTAGCAAAAGTGAAAGGTGAAAGGTCAAGAATACTTGCAATCGCGGATCACCtgtgaaaataaaaatctagaAATATTGTATACTAAACTTATTGttaggttaaaataaaaaaggagataaaagaaaagagaaaatggaagaagaaatttttgtgtttttttttcaagttttatcaAGTTGTGTAATTAAATAGAAGAAAGGTGTGGAAGAAAGTGATATCTATAaaacgtgaaaaaaaaaaaaaggtaataagGAGGAGAAAGTGATATTTCTGGATATGGAAGTTTGGGgaaatgataataaaatgaaaggaagtgataattttgaaaatagttttgtgaacttaaaaaataaaataaaataattatgaggaaagatgatttttttattaaaacgtGGTAGTTAGCCCTCCAGCAAATAAGGCCTTGGCTCATGAATTATAGTCAATACTAAATGCCGATAATTAGCTAGTTTATTATATTGATTTGGATCTTATGACTTAGCTTTTCTCTAC contains:
- the LOC126726193 gene encoding uncharacterized protein LOC126726193, producing MEILEAPYFDGYEAYPRDFINWMNGMEQFFERANFADNIKVRYAKSKLIGKAQRFWENLERFRYMDYEPAITVWEDMKERLCDEYLSPYYRAKYLPRSQCGTFQVEANAMTPHPHPISCPQCTFEQSTKELSTRKVTELTVKLMKEIQDRTAQMKQMKTQPDSIGKPKIINHNELITTPIEENIDGDILVVENPPATPKPNVDIDVHASTSVALTSVQGNESIEEQQGEKMAPKESIMLEGAHDVKVEVVECASNQPSTVLEDLHLGEVEEVETKVLPMTHKVQEEIILIPHIDFVIPNEFDVVEFKVFLFPMLPKVISNLKQVLFVSILILQCFKTRGRVFSNQRRMMREMKENYYLILFMFASQLYFYVLGPSSLLGF